From one Colletotrichum destructivum chromosome 3, complete sequence genomic stretch:
- a CDS encoding Putative Type 1 protein exporter → MGADSEKREHPPAADALAATSSPDEAVKDEGGAFKAYLRIFTFGGPFEKFLQVVALICAVASGAGIALQNLIFGTFVTTIQDFTTGKASPEHFRGEAAKLALYFVYLGIARFALSYGYISLTTFSAYRITKNIRHKYLHAALRQEVAFYDVGSGGSIATQAISNGRLIQVGIAEKLALTFQGLSVFLTAFIIAFITQWKLTLIVLCIAPLLLVVMGVVSTIEASIETKILNIYAQAGSLTEGILSSARTIHAFEIRTRLVQKFDEFLQDAHRLGNKKSPLFGVLFSFEYFVIYAGFALAFWQGIHMLNRGEIAESGDIFTVLLSVVIGATSLTMLAPYIIEFTRAASAAAQLFKLIDRKSEIDPFDKSGDQPAETVGVVDLENITFEYPTRPGVTVLNNYSLHVPAGKVTALVGSSGSGKSTIIGLIERWYNPQAGTIRLDGTPIEKLNLNWLRQNVRLVQQEPVLFQGTVFDNIANGLVGTPWESAPHEEQLRRVQEAAKIAFAHDFVSQLPEGYETMIGERGGLLSGGQKQRVAIARSIISEPKVLLLDEATSALDPHAEGVVQQALDKASEGRTTIVIAHKLATIRKADNIVVMNKGIIVEQGTHDGLLGQNGAYTRLVRAQNLSVSDEESVTETDEEEENAPKENVELTKTMSRYQTTDQTRMEIQKERDNYDRHKTVGLVSVVVRMVRETPELTWAYLWTLIAVVAAAGAFPGQSLIIANLVDVFTLTGSEMITKANFFSLMFFVLALGVLVCYFIMGLATNTIAQGLNHKLRKQCLNDFLRQDLQFFDRRENNTGALASRLESNPQAILELMGFNIGLILISTLNVVACSILAIVTTWKLGLVVVLAGLPPLVSAGYIKVRLDAKLDASTSKRYSSSAAIASESVTAIRTVSSLAIEESVLKRYTDELDHAVWASTAPLFIMTIAFGLTQCIEYFFMALGFWYGCRLLSFQEITMYQFFVAFMGTFFSGQAASQLFQYSSSMTKGINAANYLFWLHDLQPTIQETPQNRDAAPEAGSALGFEQLRFSYPLRPETHVLRGLDLEISKGQFVAFVGASGCGKSTMIAMLERFYDPTTGTIRVDGDALSELNPRLYRRIVALVQQEPTLFQGSIRENIALGIDAESMTDVPDAQIEMACRAANAWDFVSSLPEGLATPCGSSGMQLSGGQRQRIAIARALIRNPRILLLDEATSALDTESEKIVQRALNEAARDGERITIAVAHRLSTVKDADMICVFYGGRIVERGTHSQLVAKGGMYKRMCEAQNLE, encoded by the exons AAAACTTGATCTTTGGCACCTTCGTCACCACCATCCAAGATTTCACCACTGGAAAAGCTTCCCCCGAACACTTTCGCGGTGAGGCCGCCAAGCTCGC CCTATACTTCGTCTACCTGGGCATCGCAAGATTCGCCCTTTCCTATGGCTACATCTCTCTAACAACCTTCTCTGCTTACCGCATCACCAAGAACATCCGCCATAAATACCTTCACGCTGCCCTTCGACAAGAGGTTGCCTTCTACGATGTTGGCTCCGGAGGCTCCATTGCGACCCAGGCCATTTCCAACGGACGTCTGATTCAGGTCGGAatcgccgagaagcttgcCTTGACATTTCAGGGGCTGTCCGTCTTCCTCACGGCGttcatcatcgccttcatTACCCAATGGAAACTCACACTCATCGTCCTCTGCATCGCGCCCCTGCTCTTGGTTGTCATGGGCGTCGTGTCGACGATCGAGGCTTCCATCGAGACCAAGATCCTCAACATCTATGCCCAGGCTGGCTCTCTCACCGAGGGCATCCTCTCGAGCGCCCGTACCATCCACGCCTTCGAAATCCGGACGAGACTGGTCCAGAAGTTCGATGAATTCCTCCAAGATGCTCACCGCCTGGGAAACAAGAAGTCTCCCCTTTTCGGCGTCCTCTTTTCCTTTGAGTACTTTGTCATCTACGCCGGCTTCGCCCTGGCTTTCTGGCAGGGCATCCACATGCTGAACCGTGGGGAGATTGCCGAATCTGGAGACATCTTTAC CGTCCTCTTGTCGGTGGTCATCGGTGCCACCAGTTTGACTATGCTGGCACCTTACATCATCGAGTTCACCCGCGCTgcgtcggccgccgcccagctctTCAAGCTCATCGACCGGAAATCCGAAATCGACCCATTCGACAAGTCTGGCGACCAACCTGCCGAGACCGTCGGTGTTGTTGATTTGGAGAACATCACTTTCGAGTACCCCACTCGTCCCGGAGTCACGGTCCTGAACAACTACTCCTTGCATGTGCCCGCGGGCAAGGTGACAGCGCTTGTG GGATCCAGCGGCTCTGGCAAGAGCACAATCATCGGCCTGATTGAGCGATGGTACAACCCCCAGGCCGGCACCATCAGGCTTGATGGCACGCCGATCGAGAAGCTCAATCTTAATTGGCTAAGACAGAATGTTCGCCTCGTTCAGCAG GAACCTGTCCTCTTTCAGGGAACCGTATTCGATAACATTGCCAACGGACTGGTTGGAACCCCATGGGAGAGCGCACCCCATGAGGAGCAGCTGCGCCGCGTGCAAGAAGCTGCCAAGATCGCGTTCGCTCACGATTTCGTCTCGCAACTCCCCGAGGGCTACGAGACTATGATTGGCGAACGTGGAGGCCTCTTGTCGGGTGGTCAGAAACAGCGAGTTGCAATCGCTCGCAGCATCATCTCGGAACCGAAGGTGCTCCTCCTGGACGAGGCCACCAGCGCCCTTGACCCCCATGCCGAAGGTGTGGTGCAACAGGCGTTGGACAAGGCATCTGAAGGCCGAACGACCATCGTTATCGCTCACAAGCTGGCAACAATTCGTAAGGCGGACAATATCGTCGTCATGAACAAGGGCATCATAGTTGAGCAGGGCACCCACGATGGACTCCTCGGCCAGAACGGGGCCTACACTCGTCTTGTGAGGGCGCAGAACCTGAGTGTTTCCGATGAGGAGTCCGTCACCGAGacggatgaagaggaagagaacgCCCCCAAGGAGAACGTTGAGCTCACCAAGACCATGAGCCGCTATCAAACCACGGACCAGACACGCATGGAGATCCAGAAGGAGCGGGACAACTACGACCGCCACAAGACGGTGGGCCTAGTCAGCGTCGTTGTTCGCATGGTGCGCGAGACTCCGGAGCTGACGTGGGCTTACCTTTGGACCCTCATTGCTGTGGTTGCTGCCG CTGGCGCATTCCCCGGCCAATCCTTGATTATCGCGAACCTTGTCGACGTGTTCACCCTGACGGGCTCCGAGATGATAACGAAGgccaacttcttctccctgATGTTCTTTGTGTTGGCTCTCGGTGTGCTGGTCTGCTACTTCATCATGGGTCTGGCGACCAACACCATCGCCCAGGGGCTGAACCACAAGCTCAGAAAGCAATGTCTCAACGACTTTCTGCGTCAAGATCTCCAGTTTTTCGACCGCAGAGAGAACAACACGGGCGCGCTGGCAAGCAGGCTCGAGTCGAACCCCCAGGCCATTCTGGAGCTCATGGGATTCAATATCGGCCTGATCCTGATTTCGACCCTCAACGTTGTTGCTTGCAGTATCTtggccatcgtcaccacATGGAAGCTTGGATTGGTCGTTGTTTTGGCTGGCCTACCACCCCTCGTGAGTGCTGGCTACATCAAAGTCCGCCTTGACGCCAAGCTCGACGCCAGCACTTCTAAGCGCTACTCTTCTAGCGCTGCTATTGCGTCCGAGTCGGTCACGGCCATCAGGACGGTGTCATCCctggccatcgaggagaGTGTCCTGAAGAGGTACACCGACGAGCTGGACCACGCTGTCTGGGCGTCGACTGCGCCGCTGTTCATCATGACGATTGCCTTTGGCCTGACACAATGTATCGAGTACTTCTTTATGGCTCTCGGTTTCTG GTACGGCTGTCGGTTGCTTTCGTTCCAGGAAATCACCATGTACCAGttcttcgtcgccttcaTGGGAACATTCTTCTCGGGACAAGCTGCTTCTCAGCTGTTCCAGTACTCAAGCA GTATGACCAAGGGCATCAACGCCGCGAATTACCTCTTTTGGCTGCACGACCTGCAGCCCACCATTCAGGAGACACCGCAGAATCGAGATGCTGCGCCCGAGGCTGGTAGCGCGCTCGGTTTTGAGCAGCTTCGCTTCTCGTACCCTCTGCGGCCTGAGACGCATGTTCTCCGCGGGCTCGATCTCGAG ATCAGCAAGGGTCAGTTCGTCGCCTTCGTGGGCGCCTCCGGGTGCGGCAAGTCCACAATGATCGCCATGCTAGAACGCTTCTACGACCCGACGACCGGAACGatccgcgtcgacggcgacgcccttTCGGAGCTCAACCCCCGTCTATACCGTCGGATCGTCGCTCTTGTCCAGCAGGAGCCGACTCTATTCCAGGGTAGCATTCGCGAAAACATTGCGCTCGGCATTGACGCCGAGTCCATGACCGACGTGCCGGATGCGCAGATCGAGATGGCCTGCCGTGCGGCCAACGCGTGGGATTTTGTCTCGTCGCTTCCCGAGGGCCTCGCGACCCCctgcggcagcagcggcatgCAGCTGTCCGGTGGTCAGAGGCAGCGAATTGCCATTGCGAGAGCGCTCATCCGCAACCCAAGAATTTTGCTGCTCGATGAAGCGACGAGTGCCCTCGACACTGAGTCGGAAAAGATTGTGCAGCGCGCCCTCAACGAGGCAGCCCGTGACGGTGAGAGAATCACAatcgccgtcgcccatcGACTATCCACTGTCAAGGACGCCGACATGATCTGCGTCTTCTACGGGGGTAGGATCGTAGAGAGGGGCACGCATTCGCAGCTTGTGGCCAAAGGTGGCATGTACAAGCGAATGTGCGAGGCGCAGAATCTTGAATAG